GGAGAAAACTTGATGTACAGGAGAAACTTGATAGATATCGCTTCTGAACCCAAAAACGATGTTTATAGGCACCTGATAGATCTGGCTTTTGATTTATGTGATAGGTTTACTCTCGTTGTATATGAAGAAACTAAATTAGACGATAAGGGTAAATCCATATTGGAAAAGCTAAATGATCATTTAATAGAAATGAATAAGCAATCAGAATGGCCAGGCACAATACTATGTGACCAGTTTGCATATGTTTATTATTACCGTGCCAGTCCGGAAGCCAGAGAGATAATAAAAGAGGTTTCAAATTCACTTTACAGTAGTTGGATATGGCCTCTCGAAGACTTGAGTTTTTATAAGAATGGTAAACCATGGCTAGTAAACACAGCTCATGAAAAAATTAGCTATATTCTTAGCGACGACGAGTCTGAGATCGACAGAATCATGAGCATAGAAGGCCTTAAGGCAAGAAAAGCAAGCGGGGCGTTTAAAACCCTGTCTAATTGGTATTGATGAAGATCGAGGTTTCAATTCTTGTTTTTACAGCAGCTTATATCTTCTATATTTCTTATGTGCCTGTTCAGCGGCCAAAATATCGAAGATATGTACTTTCTTTTCTTCTTCATCAATTTTATAGAAAACCCGGTAGTTACAAACCCACAGATGGTAAGTAACTATTCGGTTCCTTTGAATTGTTTTTTATTTCCGTAACTATCCGGAAATTTTGCTGATTATAAAATCCCGGAGTTGGATTGAGATCCCTGCAGTCCGCCGGCCATGTTTTTATTTACTGCCAAATGTATTAGCTTCTATCCACAGCCATCTCAGGTTAATCTGTAAGCTCCCACCGGCATCTGGGGACAGTCCGGCGGTGGGTGGTGTATTCTTCCGTAGGCGAATAATGCATCTCTGAAGCAGTAGCCTTTATCATGGATACAATTATTGAAATCCGTGCAGAGTTGACACGGGGTGCCGACAAAATTCTCCCTCGGCGGGCAGATGAATCTGAGAAGCTCTGGGGAGTTCCAGACCTCCATTATCGACTGTCTTTTAAGGTCTCCAAAGAAGTACTTTGCATCAAGGGGCATCTGTTCGCACAATACAGCGCTTCCATCAGGTGCGATCCCAAGCGTAGTTCTGCCTGCAGAACAACCTGCTCTGGACTCCCAGTTTTTTCTCCTCTCTTTTTGGTTCTCAGGACTAGGGGGAGTATACTTTACTGCATCTCCTTCTATTATCAGGTCAGGCCAGCTCTCCTTTGCAGCTTTTAAGAGATCTGAAGCCTTCAATTTCATTTCATCAGTGAGGAACAGATGATCATCATGGCGGTAGTGACTTCTTGCATAGTTGGTGAACTGGAAGGTTCTAATACCAAGCTCAGAAAAGGTTTCGACATGATCATAGGCCTGATGGTAATTGATTGGGGTCAAAACGGCCTTGACCTTTGGCTCTATATCTGCATCCATGAGATTCTGCAGCGTCTCTGTCGCTCTGCTGAGGTAGCCTTTACACCTCATTAAGCGATCAGCTGTTTCCGGGTCCGGGCTATCAATGCTGACCTGAAATTCTCTGTTGACGCCATTTACGGGGTTATTCCATCCAGCTTCAGCCAGTCGATTAGCATCATCCAGACTGACATAGCACTTTGTAGATGCCAGGAATATGAATCCCATCTCTGTAAGCCTTGCCAGAAACTCCGCTGAGTTCGGCCTGCTCATCGGGTCTCCCCCTGTAAGCTGGAGCATACGTATGCCGAGATCCCTGGCCTGCTCCATTATCTCCATCCATTGTCCCAGGGACATGTGATTAAGCTTACGCATGTTAGTAAGATCTGCATAGCAGTAGATACAGTTTGTCTGGCACCAGCCGCTGAAGTACAGCATCAAAGTCAAGGGCCTGGCTAGCCTGTGCTGGCATACGAACTCTTCCGGGGATACGAGGAAATCCAGAGGATTATATTCTACAGCCGTGGTGTCTGGAACGTCAAGTACATCGATTTTCTCTAGCTTATCGTTGAGCACGTTAACTATGTTTTCTAATAGTGATCTGGATGAGTCTGTGGATATATCGAACAGGAAGCCTATTGTCTTTGTCAGATCCCCTACACAGCGCCTGCCGTTTATCAGGCTTATAACCGTGGCTGTTACTGGATCTAATATCTGGTATTCTATGTTCTTGGTGGAGGTTAGGTAAAGTATGACCTTGTTACCGTCGTTTCTTAAAACCCATTCAGGTTTCAGCTTGAGGTAATTATCATCTTTCAGCATGTCAGGTCTCCAATCATTCCGTCAAATCATTCCGTCAAATGTGAGCCCTTGGTTAAGCTTTGGGTAAAAATAGTTGGATAAGGGGTTTTGTACCCATCTATCCCTAATTGATCGCTTCCTTTTAAGAATAGGCTACGCAGTCAGTGCAGGCAGTTATGCATACTTCACAGAAGCCGCAGCCCACAGCAAGAGATGGCTGACTGCCAGGGGTTCGTCCGCTTTCTAATCTGATGCCTTTGCTACGAATCGCCTCTTTTATCAAGCCCATGGCACTCCTGTCAAACTCAG
This region of Methanosarcina flavescens genomic DNA includes:
- a CDS encoding stage III sporulation protein AH, with product MYRRNLIDIASEPKNDVYRHLIDLAFDLCDRFTLVVYEETKLDDKGKSILEKLNDHLIEMNKQSEWPGTILCDQFAYVYYYRASPEAREIIKEVSNSLYSSWIWPLEDLSFYKNGKPWLVNTAHEKISYILSDDESEIDRIMSIEGLKARKASGAFKTLSNWY
- a CDS encoding radical SAM protein yields the protein MLKDDNYLKLKPEWVLRNDGNKVILYLTSTKNIEYQILDPVTATVISLINGRRCVGDLTKTIGFLFDISTDSSRSLLENIVNVLNDKLEKIDVLDVPDTTAVEYNPLDFLVSPEEFVCQHRLARPLTLMLYFSGWCQTNCIYCYADLTNMRKLNHMSLGQWMEIMEQARDLGIRMLQLTGGDPMSRPNSAEFLARLTEMGFIFLASTKCYVSLDDANRLAEAGWNNPVNGVNREFQVSIDSPDPETADRLMRCKGYLSRATETLQNLMDADIEPKVKAVLTPINYHQAYDHVETFSELGIRTFQFTNYARSHYRHDDHLFLTDEMKLKASDLLKAAKESWPDLIIEGDAVKYTPPSPENQKERRKNWESRAGCSAGRTTLGIAPDGSAVLCEQMPLDAKYFFGDLKRQSIMEVWNSPELLRFICPPRENFVGTPCQLCTDFNNCIHDKGYCFRDALFAYGRIHHPPPDCPQMPVGAYRLT